CATCtttctttaattttaataatctCAATATTTCTAAATGcacttttcatttcttttatttttctaattacaaaatatttataatttaacatTTTTATAAGGTTCACAATTTTGCCAAATGTATAGCTGAGATTAAATAATCTAAATTGTTATATCTTTTACATCAACCATAACTCCAAGTCACCCGTATATCACTTGTCATctaattttctttgttttttttagtgGAAAAACACAAGTGAAACACACGGCACTGAAAAGTTTTTCTCCAATTAAGACAAGAGACTTTTATGAAAGAAAATGATAGTATATTATATAATCTTTATATAACAATTGATAAGTGTTTAATTCCAACTCCACAAGAAATTCTCATATTTGCTATATAACTTTATAggtgtaaaaatcatggattaaatatgcccgatcaatggttttgaccaaagaataaatgtgacgagacatttaattttgtgaaattaaatgatatagcgtcgttCTACATTTTaagtagataaatgtagtatattcactttctcaaatccgatttccggtgagtgagaaatagtggattaaagttgggcataattagcttttaattaaagcttggagcatgtgcttagggaataattaactagtgttaattatcccacattggaagattaatacatctttaatgtgtttaaattaagtgactttatgttacttaataattatagtggatcaagatgggtgaaaaagcccacacacgcgcgccgccgcagcccgccccgcccgagcccgtgctcgtgggccgcgggcccgatctcgatctcgatcttgggcttgggcttgggccttggcaattggtctttgggtggtctttgggcttggggcttggcccaaactattctttttggaccaccgccgagtcagcaatccaagtggcttgacacgtcgtcaagcgaggcacagtcacagctgccacgtgagaaatccacacgctccacatgcgaaaggcacacgcctgccacacgctcgtaaccgacgtcggttacgaatctgccatgatgagccttcatggctcggttgaccctgcatggtggcttggcctataaataggctagccataccactgcattagtacacacaattccaagcattctctgcatcataagctctctccctctctgcattgtctttctgtcgaagctctgccctctcctccatctagttcgccggagctctactgattgcggtgctgcatcaatagagacgtagccgttttacctttggggacgacacgccaaaccgaagagcactaccggggcgtatctcgtcttgcgggaagaggcctcctctactcggctaaacttagttcacggttctttgtttcgaattcttacgttgtaatttcatttagttcagtttctccttttctttcttttgggttatattacgcccggttttgttatcttgtaatcaCGAGAAACCAACAATAGGTTTAGTCAAGAATTTATAGAGTTCTTCTCTattcattaaaaattacaatcctCGATAAACTTTTAGTCTAACAAAATATAACGGTAATAATAGaatattttgttttcaattaTCGAACAGTGCTTATGGAAATTATAGTAATACTGAAATGATGCAGTTCTATCAGCCATGATGTCAAAAACATCAACGGTGTCGAAATGTCTTAATACGTTTAAGGTCAACATCATCATTTCCTTATTATTTTggacttcaaaattttcataatttcacTTCATTTACTTCCTCAATCATTGAAAGTttatcacatttttccattttttatccgtcccacaaaatttgttacatttcactttttaccatttttttgtagtggaccctctatttcactaactcattctcactcacattttattactataaaaataatatataaaaatatgactcatattctactaactttttcaatttaatttccgTTACAtgtcttaaaactcatgcccggTCAAAATGTGACAATATTTAAGGGACTTCGGTTCAGAGAGCACTTTTTTCGTTGAGAATTCTTCTCTTACGAGATTTCTGAAATAGAGTCATCAAGAAGGGTTTCATAGATTCCGAGAGAGTATTTTCATTGTTTCACAGTCAGTTCTGAtattattaatttgaatttaagaaACTGGGGTTTTTGTCTCATTCAGTTTCTGTCATTCTTGTGGCACGTTTGAATAATGAATGATTGTTTTGTATCATTAACAACTAATATAGTATGACCAATTCAAAGTTGCTAAGCAAGAATTTAACACCTAcggattgtttttttttaaagtaattaCTATTATGACTTAAAGAAGGTGGACCTCAAGTCAACTCGGACTCAGTGATGTTCTATCATTTTCTTCAAGTCCAATTCATTTAGGCCTACTTGTGgaatttacataaaataaagaacaagaaaaagaaCTTACAATTAATTGTGAATAAAACTGAAATCGTTAAACCCCTCATTATTAAGTTCTCCAAGTAGTGGTCCTAAAAAGATATCCAAGTAAACTGCAATTGCCTATTTAAAGCCACATGCACCTAATCTTCATTTGTACACAAGAATTATCAATATCTTCTTTCACAATGCTTTCAAACATGTTGTGGTTCATTTGTATACTAACTTCGTCCTTCATTTTCACTATTCATTCTCATAACAACAAATGCCTTCGCCATCAGGAAACCTTGTTGCTTCAACTCAAGCATGAGTTGATCTTCAACTCTTCTCTTTCAACAAAACTGGTGCGATGGAATGAAAGTGACGAGTGCTGCAAGTGGCACGGTGTGGAATGTGATGCTTCTGGCTATGTCGTTAGTTTGCAGCTCGACGGTGAGGCCATTTTCGGTGGAATTGGGGATTCGTCGAGTCTCTTCAGGTTTAAATATCTGCAGAAGCTTAACCTTGCCTACAATGACTTCAACTACACTGATCCCATTCCAAAAGGTATTGGCACTTTTACTTATTTGACGCACTTGAATTTGTCACGCGCTCGTTTTGGTGGGCAGGTTCCGGTTGAAATAGCATCGCTGAAGAGATTGGTTAGTCTCGATATCTCCAACTATGATTGTTGGACACCCAGAGAGTTCCTAAGTCTTGAGTATCCAAATTTAGAAATGCTTGTTGGAAATCTAACAGGGCTTAGAGAGCTCTATCTTGATTGTGTCAATATTACCTCCTTTCATGAAAGGAATAAATGGAGCCACATTGTTTCATCACATTTACCCAACCTCACCGCTCTGAGCTTGCACAGTTGCTATCTTTCCGGCCCTTTAGCAAGCTCGTTTTGGCAACTCCATTCCCTTTCTATTCTTCGACTAGATTATACGAATCTTTCAACAGTACAAGTTCCGGACTTCTTCACCAATTTTCCAAGTTTAACCGTCTTAAGCCTCAGTAACTGCAGTTTGAAGGGTTCGATTCCATCCACCTTTGCTAACCTAACCAAGCTCATTCATGTCAGCTTGGCATTCAATTTCTTGACCGGCTCACTTTCTTCTACGTTGTTCGAAGGTCTTTCCAATCTTGCTCATCTAAATCTCACGGGGAATTCATTCTCCGGTAACATTCCTCGCTCTCTCTATGCTCTCCCTTCATTGTCGGAACTCACTCTGCGCCTCAACCAATTTAATGGCACTTTTAAACTAGACAACTTGCTAAGCCTGACCAATCTTACATACCTGGGGCTATCTCAGAATAGCTTGTCAGTAGATGTTGGCAACGTCGATTCAAGATCATATGGACGTTTCCAAATGAAAACGTTAAGACTTGGCTCATGTAACTTGTCCAGTGTTCCGAATTTCATCAAACGTTCGCGTATAGAAAGATTGGAACTATCAGACAATCGGATCACGGGGGAAATACCTAGTTGGATTTGGGGAACACAACTTGTGTATTTGGATCTGTCTTCTAATCTTATAACAGATTTTCAAAAGCCTTACCACATTCCTGCTTCTCTTGAGCACCTATTCTTGGATTCTAACCAGCTTACGGGCGAGTTACAAGTGCCCATTCCACTTGAATCTAAACTCCGGTACTTGGATTTTGCTGACAACAATTTAAGTGGACCAATTCCAAC
This genomic interval from Salvia splendens isolate huo1 chromosome 13, SspV2, whole genome shotgun sequence contains the following:
- the LOC121761246 gene encoding receptor-like protein 31, whose protein sequence is MLSNMLWFICILTSSFIFTIHSHNNKCLRHQETLLLQLKHELIFNSSLSTKLVRWNESDECCKWHGVECDASGYVVSLQLDGEAIFGGIGDSSSLFRFKYLQKLNLAYNDFNYTDPIPKGIGTFTYLTHLNLSRARFGGQVPVEIASLKRLVSLDISNYDCWTPREFLSLEYPNLEMLVGNLTGLRELYLDCVNITSFHERNKWSHIVSSHLPNLTALSLHSCYLSGPLASSFWQLHSLSILRLDYTNLSTVQVPDFFTNFPSLTVLSLSNCSLKGSIPSTFANLTKLIHVSLAFNFLTGSLSSTLFEGLSNLAHLNLTGNSFSGNIPRSLYALPSLSELTLRLNQFNGTFKLDNLLSLTNLTYLGLSQNSLSVDVGNVDSRSYGRFQMKTLRLGSCNLSSVPNFIKRSRIERLELSDNRITGEIPSWIWGTQLVYLDLSSNLITDFQKPYHIPASLEHLFLDSNQLTGELQVPIPLESKLRYLDFADNNLSGPIPTFLCNVTHLEFLSLSGNKLSGSIPPCLLENIRGLDVNQNMINSSIPDHFPSDCRLEFLLLNNNTMEGKIPKSLEYCRRLKVIDIGNNNISSNIPDIFSMDCRLQYLALNNNSLEGKIPKSLKSCVSLEFMDVGNNKINDMFPCMLSSSLSVLVLHSNRFHGEVTCNMTWPVLRILDISSNHFSGYLESINFSSLRGMMQWSYVKSYKVGVTLIMKGIKLELEMICPDFGSIDFSCNNFIGEIPKAIGDLTSLHHLNLSHNAINGSIPWSFGNLTKLESLDLSRNQLIGPIPTGLGELTFLEVLNLSYNKLVGMIPNGRQIQTFSAESFEGNPGLCGFPLSTSCSHTDELSPREHEDVEEKREIEWEYVSAALGYVVGVGIIVWLLLFCRRFREKYFGKIQEVVEDMFIAIDMRRRRARMVTRNRARRQ